GTCGCTGATCTATGCCGATATGCTGAAAGAGTTGTCGGAAGCAGCTACTGCATTCGACGCCAGCAAAAATGGCCTCGGTTCTGCTGATATCGTTTATAGCGGTGATCTTACCAAATGGAAAAAACTGGCTTACTCTCTCATGCTGAAACTCTCGCTGCGTATGGAAAAACAGGATGCAGCCGGTGCTAAATCATGGGCAGCTAAGGCGGTAGCCGGCGGTGTAATGACAGATAACGCGGATATGTGTGTGATCAAACATTCTGCTGAACGTAATTCAGTGGCTAACCCGATCACTTATACCTTCAACAGCTACGACCTGGCTGCGGAAAAGATCAAGATCAGCAAAACCTTCCTGGATTACCTGGTAAATACCAGCGATCCACGTAGAGGCGTTTTCGTTAGTTTGTATAAAGGTGATACCACCCTGGCTAACCAGAAAGGATTACCTAACGGACTCGATGCTGCTGCATTCAAAACTAAATTTCCTGCTGATAGCCTGAAAGGGTTTTCTACCATCAATACCGGTCTTATCCTGCAACTGACTGCGCCTACTTTCCTGTTGAGCAATGCAGAAGTACAACTGATGATGGCTGAGGCTGTCAACAAAGGCTGGACAGGTGGTAATGCAGCTGATTACTATACCCAGGCGGTGACAGGTTCCATGAAACAACAGGCGCTCTATGGCGCAGGTGGTGTCATCACGGACGCACAAATCCAGGCTTACCTGACTGCTAATCCATTCCCGGCAGCGGCTGCTGACCAGCTGAAAGCGATCGGTTACCAGTATTGGGTGGCTACCTTCTTGAATGGCTGGGAATCCTTTGCCAACTGGCGCCGTACAGGCTATCCTGCACTTACACCGGTAAACTATGCAGGCAATGTAACTAACGGAAATATCCCAAGAAGACTGACCTATACACTGTCAGAAGTAGTGAACAACCCGGCAGGCTACCAGGCCGCCATTACCAACCAGGGTAAAGATGAATATATGACCAGGGTATGGTGGGATAAACAATAAATAATATTTTACAGAATACTACTGGTGAGGATGTCTGAAAGGTATCCTCACCAGATTCCTGTAAAAAAAATAAACGACCAAAACACATGTTGCAGCTGATTGACTGGGTAATCATCGGGATATACCTGGGTATTATTGTATTGATAGGATTATTGTTAAGACGTAAAGCAAAGCAGAATAAAACCGCGTACATGCTTGGGGGTAAATCATTGCCCTGGTATATGCTTGGCCTCTCTAATGCCGCCGATATGTTCGATATCTCCGGGACTATGTGGCTGGTTACGCTCACCTTCGTTTATGGTATGAAAAGTATCTGGATACCTTGGCTGTGGCCTATCTTCAATCAGGTGTTCATGATGGTATTCGTTTCTGCCTGGTTAAGAAAATCCAATGTTTCTACCGGGGCTGAATGGATTAATACAAGATTTGGTAAAGGCCGTGATGCCGCCTGGTCGCATACTATCACGGTCGTTTTTGCACTCATCAGCTGCCTGGGCTTTATGGCTTATGGCTTTGTGGGCCTGGGTAAATTTATGGAAATCTTCATCCCATGGCAAAATATTGCTCCCTATATTCCCTTCACCGTATTGCCTGAATACGTGCCACACCTCTATGGTGTTGCCTTCGCATTGTTTGCTGTTTTCTACAGCATCCTGGGAGGTATGAGTAGTATCGTCTGGGCAGATGCCGTACAATATATTATTCGTACAGTCGCTGCCGTTATCATCGCGGTTATCGCAATGAACGCACTGGCAGTACATGCACTGAATGTTCCTGAAGGATGGTTTAATCCTTTCTTCGGCTGGAAACTGGACCTGGACTGGGGGCGCATCATTCCGGAAGTAAATGAAAAAATTAACAGCGACGGCTATACGATGTTTGGTGCCTTCTTTATGATGATGGTATTCAAAGGACTCCTGGTGAGTCTGGCAGGCCCTGCACCTAACTACGATATGCAAAAGATCTTGTCTACCCGCAGTCCGCAGGATGCCGCTAAAATGAGTGGGTTTGTATCCATCGTGCTCATGCCGGTAAGGTACCTCATGATCATTGGCTTTGCGGTACTGGGGCTGATTTATTATAAACAGCTGGATTTAAAAACCGGTGACCATATTGATTTTGAAAAAATCCTCCCGGCAGCCATCAGCAGCTTCGCGCCTGTAGGCGTAATGGGCTTGCTGGTAGCGGGTATGCTGGCTTCGTTTATCGGCACCTTCGCCGGTACATTGAATGCGGCACAGGCCTATATTCTCAACGATGTCTATTTAAAATATATAAATCCAAACGCCAGCAATAAAAGAATCAGCAGCGTTAACTATATCTCCGGTATCCTGGTAGTAATTACCAGCATTATCATTGGCGTTTTTGCCAAAGACGTGAATAGCGTACTGCAATGGCTGGTATCCGGATTATGGGGTGGTTACGTGGCTG
This window of the Chitinophaga sp. Cy-1792 genome carries:
- a CDS encoding sodium:solute symporter family protein produces the protein MLQLIDWVIIGIYLGIIVLIGLLLRRKAKQNKTAYMLGGKSLPWYMLGLSNAADMFDISGTMWLVTLTFVYGMKSIWIPWLWPIFNQVFMMVFVSAWLRKSNVSTGAEWINTRFGKGRDAAWSHTITVVFALISCLGFMAYGFVGLGKFMEIFIPWQNIAPYIPFTVLPEYVPHLYGVAFALFAVFYSILGGMSSIVWADAVQYIIRTVAAVIIAVIAMNALAVHALNVPEGWFNPFFGWKLDLDWGRIIPEVNEKINSDGYTMFGAFFMMMVFKGLLVSLAGPAPNYDMQKILSTRSPQDAAKMSGFVSIVLMPVRYLMIIGFAVLGLIYYKQLDLKTGDHIDFEKILPAAISSFAPVGVMGLLVAGMLASFIGTFAGTLNAAQAYILNDVYLKYINPNASNKRISSVNYISGILVVITSIIIGVFAKDVNSVLQWLVSGLWGGYVAANVLKWYWWRFNGYGFFWGMLSGIAAALICPYIFTGLSLYYFPVILVISLAGCIIGTLSTPPVEDKTIQQFYYNVRPWGFWKPVLTQLQAADASVKPNNNFGRDMFNVAVGIIAQLCLMALPMYLVLQQQVPMYVTAAILVLMLVLLKKFWWDSLEKNEAK
- a CDS encoding SusD/RagB family nutrient-binding outer membrane lipoprotein; the protein is MKRKYLAYIGASLVLMTASCTKDLTDLNTNPNSTTAVPPSTMLSNVELATATLGRGTERRTNLAFTMMAMQQLSSTETIDGGEGDKYLKNDNAGNLFDDTYSLIVNNIEQLQQAVKNDPKQINLLSASRIWRVLVFQRLTDAYGDVPYFDAGKGYSEGKFTPTYDKQSLIYADMLKELSEAATAFDASKNGLGSADIVYSGDLTKWKKLAYSLMLKLSLRMEKQDAAGAKSWAAKAVAGGVMTDNADMCVIKHSAERNSVANPITYTFNSYDLAAEKIKISKTFLDYLVNTSDPRRGVFVSLYKGDTTLANQKGLPNGLDAAAFKTKFPADSLKGFSTINTGLILQLTAPTFLLSNAEVQLMMAEAVNKGWTGGNAADYYTQAVTGSMKQQALYGAGGVITDAQIQAYLTANPFPAAAADQLKAIGYQYWVATFLNGWESFANWRRTGYPALTPVNYAGNVTNGNIPRRLTYTLSEVVNNPAGYQAAITNQGKDEYMTRVWWDKQ